The DNA window AAAGAGCTAGACAATGAGGTGCCAAGGGCGTTCATTAAAATATTCCGTGAAGAGGGCCATCAACTTCGCGTCtggttttccatttcccaagCAAACAGACAGCTTATCTATCTGTGATTGTATCTCCTTACATGGCAACCAGACAACGCTAGCGAGCAGCAGGGTGGAAGGTATGGACAAGGACgtgacgaggaggaggaggcggctgATGGTGACGGCGAAGAATACGATTCTTCGGAATTCGATGATGACGAGATCGAGAATCTGCTGGACGAGAAGCTGCCCGACGAGCTCCGCGAGTCAAAGCAGCCCAAGTACGAGCAGCGTTTCAAGACTGTGCTGGAAGGTCAGTGCTTTTCGTGGAACCAAGTGTCCAAGATGACGAGAATTTTAATGTGATTCCTCTTTTAGAAAAGCGGCTCAACCACTTTGAAGTCCTACCCGAGGGATGGGTGCAGGTGACCCACAACAGTGGAATGCCGCTCTTCTTGCACCGCAAAACCCGCGTCTGTTGCGCATCGAGGCCCTATTTTCTCGGCACTGGAAGTGCCCGCAAGCATGCAGTGCCCTTGGGAGCAATCCCCTGTCTTAACTACAGGCGGGCTTTGGAGGAAGAGTCGGAGGTGGAGCAGCAGAGAGCGGATGGAGCGGACCCAGCTGCGGTGTGTCCGATGACCGGAGCTTCCGCTTTACCGGTCGAAGCCATGGACGTGGAGGGGAAGGAGAACAACGAAGGCGGCACCGATCACAAACCCCAACCAGATGGCATAACTGCCCTCATGCCGGCTGCCAAAATTGTCACGGTCAACGAGAATACCCAAAAGGAATCCATTACACCGGAGCAACTGAACACCTACTGCCAGAAACTCTTCAAATTCAAGGTGATCCGTGTGCTGCGATTTCGGAGTTGGAATGCTCGCCGCAAGTTCACCAAAAACCGCAAGCACATCAAGAATATCCAACGACCCACGCTGCCGGATGGCACTAAGCTTATTAAGTTCCCAATACTAGCGACTGCTGGCGAAGGATCAACGAACCCGCGCGGTCGAAAGGAGTGGATCATGAATCCCAATGGCAAGAGCTTCGTCTGCATCCTGCACGAGTACGTGCAGCATGCTCTGAAAACGCAGCCCACCTATGAATTCAAGGAGCTCCAAAACGCAGCCACGCCTTACTCCGCCACCGTGTCGGTGAACAATCTCAAGTATGGCACGGGCTATGGCACCAGTAAAAAGCAGGCCAAGTCGGAGGCGGCTCGGGAAACGCTGGAAATACTCATTCCCGATGTCAAGGACAAGATAACGGGCAACAACAAGGACCAAAAGAGCGGCACTGCGAAGAAAGCGCAGAGCGATCTGTCTGTAAGCAATCTACCTATATAAAATGGAATAACTTATCACAGCATATTTAACCGACGCAAATGGGTAATggcttcattttttttttgttaatttccTGCAGGTTTTTGATGACATCCGCATCGAAGATCCCCGAGTCACCGAATTCTGCAACAAGACGACGGAGCCATCTCCGAACGCCATT is part of the Drosophila sechellia strain sech25 chromosome 3R, ASM438219v1, whole genome shotgun sequence genome and encodes:
- the LOC6621959 gene encoding microprocessor complex subunit DGCR8, coding for MAEKPLADCPDSGQVRKRPRLEEEEQELKVAGFSLSAIEEMRRTRDNELQNEPMDQQLRQFQVLDEVGSGSDEDDESDNASEQQGGRYGQGRDEEEEAADGDGEEYDSSEFDDDEIENLLDEKLPDELRESKQPKYEQRFKTVLEEKRLNHFEVLPEGWVQVTHNSGMPLFLHRKTRVCCASRPYFLGTGSARKHAVPLGAIPCLNYRRALEEESEVEQQRADGADPAAVCPMTGASALPVEAMDVEGKENNEGGTDHKPQPDGITALMPAAKIVTVNENTQKESITPEQLNTYCQKLFKFKVIRVLRFRSWNARRKFTKNRKHIKNIQRPTLPDGTKLIKFPILATAGEGSTNPRGRKEWIMNPNGKSFVCILHEYVQHALKTQPTYEFKELQNAATPYSATVSVNNLKYGTGYGTSKKQAKSEAARETLEILIPDVKDKITGNNKDQKSGTAKKAQSDLSVFDDIRIEDPRVTEFCNKTTEPSPNAILLTCLQRNYGSDVQISQEINRTANNKNEFTMTVGKHTAKVVCKNKREGKQLASQAILQILHPHIQTWGSLLRLYGNNSIKTFKEKKLEEQEITVLQSKAAVNQPNYAILDKLKSEMLKLCAKQESVLTMGTFVPPSDVDLPTSSGSNLNNVEL